In Bradysia coprophila strain Holo2 unplaced genomic scaffold, BU_Bcop_v1 contig_358, whole genome shotgun sequence, one DNA window encodes the following:
- the LOC119081665 gene encoding zinc transporter 2: protein MADYIDNSVGNDDGSSYIQYSGNEDQDIPLIKDYIIETSQPPCKYNNNGDTNASTDIQSKKAKRQLMMATSLCFVFMIAELIGGYFAGSLAIMADAAHLLTDCISFIVAIIAIWWAKKPADDRMSFGYKRLEVAGAVVSILGIWSLTAILFYLAIDRLVSNDYDINADTMMIVSAIGIAMNIVMAFVLHGSCHGHHSHSLSHAHSHSHSHSPKPIRKHKYSTLSDDAYQSNDDELIRNNNSAQNINGSNVLLSRSDSFCSYRSPNHSRTNSFSKKITSLDGRKQSIPSASPSAMLQIKLTETMNHRNSFDGAADRNFNQHKHRHGQDDGKTGCETSEEQTSEFSKKNINIQAAVIHVLGDFIQSIGVFVAALVIKIYPGAKIADPICTFVFSIIVIFTTVRIMKESLAVLLDAVPKSIKLSDLNEQLSRIDGVCSVHFLNVWSVTTNHHLMSAHILIDAHASSEYVLYTATRLARKKFDIKSSTLQIERQAYDTNNILEPEFCVT, encoded by the exons ATGGCTGATTACATTGATAACAGTGTGGGCAATGACGATGGCAGCAGTTACATTCAATATTCTGGAAATGAAGACCAAGATATTCCACTTATTAAAGAT TACATTATTGAAACGTCTCAGCCGCCGTGTAAATACAACAATAATGGTGACACTAACGCTTCGACAGATATACAAAGCAAAAAGGCTAAAAGGCAACTCATGATGGCTACGTCTTTGTGCTTTGTCTTTATG ATCGCAGAACTAATTGGTGGCTACTTCGCTGGAAGTCTGGCAATAATGGCAGATGCGGCTCATTTACTTACCGATTGTATTAGCTTTATTGTTGCTATAATTGCGATTTGGTGGGCGAAAAAGCCCGCAGATGATAGAATGTCATTCGGATATAAAAGATTGG aAGTTGCTGGTGCTGTGGTATCAATTCTGGGCATATGGTCACTAAcggcaattttattttatttggcaATCGATCGACTTGTAAGCAATGACTATGATATTAATGCCGACACAATGATGATTGTGTCTGCTATCGGTATTGCTATGAATATTGT AATGGCGTTCGTACTACACGGCTCTTGTCACGGTCATCATTCTCATTCGCTGTCACACGCACATTCTCACTCTCATTCGCACAGCCCGAAACCGATACGAAAACATAAGTACTCAACATTGAGTGATGACGCCTATCAATCGAATGACGATGAGCTCATTCGCAACAATAACTCGGCTCAAAATATTAACGGCTCTAACGTTCTATTAAGTAGAAGTGATAGCTTTTGCTCATATCGCTCGCCCAATCATAGCAGAACAAATTCGTTTAGTAAAAAGATTACCTCACTTGATGGACGAAAGCAAAGCATTCCGTCCGCTTCGCCATCAGCAATGCTCCAAATTAAGTTAACCGAAACTATGAATCACCGAAACAGTTTCGACGGAGCGGCAGATCGCAATTTCAATCAGCACAAGCATCGACATGGTCAAGATGATGGTAAAACCGGATGTGAAACTAGCGAAGAACAAACCAGTGaattttcgaagaaaaatattaatattcaAGCGGCTGTGATACATGTGTTAGGTGATTTTATACAAAGTATTGGAGTGTTTGTAGCAGCTTTAGTTATAAAGATTTAT CCCGGTGCAAAAATAGCCGATCCAATTTGTACATTTGTGTTCtcaataattgtaattttcacgACTGTTCGAATAATGAAAGAGTCGCTGGCAGTTCTTTTAGATGCCGTGCCGAAAAGTATAAAATTATCGGATTTAAACGAACAATTATCTAGGATCGACGGAGTATG CTCTGTACACTTTCTTAACGTTTGGAGCGTTACCACAAATCATCATCTAATGTCGGCGCATATACTGAtag ACGCTCACGCCAGCTCAGAGTATGTACTTTATACAGCAACGAGGTTAGCTCGAAAGAAATTCGATATTAAGAGTTCAACGCTACAAATTGAACGTCAAGCTTACGATACGAACAACATTTTAGAACCAGAATTTTGTGTAACTTAA